The DNA segment AGACCAGTGCAGCAGCGTTATCAGGAGTGGCGTCAGCAGCCTGGAGCGGTGGCGGAGGTGCTGCGCAATGGCCAACACAAAGCTGCAGCGGTTGCCGATGAGACCCTCAAACGGGTGCGGGAAACACTGGGTTTCTTGCCGCCCGGCTAGGAACTTTCTGGGCAGTTCAGGCCGGCAAAGGCTGGCCCTGGCTCCAGCCCCAGAGCCGCAGCAGCCAGTAGCCAAATGCGAGCAGCGCGGCGGCACAGGCCAACTGCAGCAGCAGCCGAGAGGCCAGGCGGCCGCCAAAGAGAGTCCAGAGCCCCAGGGCCAGCGCAAGCCCCACCAGCACCGGGCCAAAAGCGTGCCACTCCAGGGCCTGGGCTAGGTCGCCATGCA comes from the Cyanobium sp. Tous-M-B4 genome and includes:
- a CDS encoding DUF2752 domain-containing protein — encoded protein: MRQRRFLLLLGLAAGAALPMGLWSCPLRQLTGIPCPTCYLTRSVLATLHGDLAQALEWHAFGPVLVGLALALGLWTLFGGRLASRLLLQLACAAALLAFGYWLLRLWGWSQGQPLPA